One genomic region from Populus nigra chromosome 8, ddPopNigr1.1, whole genome shotgun sequence encodes:
- the LOC133701275 gene encoding CASP-like protein 3A1 produces MMINGQKLAPAAEVAVQLPESKAASDNISGTMSGPLVGASGGGTTAAMRPFGRKAEVMHVLLRLLCIITSVAALSFMVTAQQSSTISIYGFMLPVQSKWSFSHSFEYLVGVSAAVAAHSLLQLLISMSRLLRKSPVIPSRSHAWLIFAGDQVFAYAMISAGAAASGVTNLNRTGIQHTALPNFCKPLQSFCDHVAVSIFFTFTSCFLLAASAVQEVMWLSRSKY; encoded by the exons ATGATGATAAATGGGCAAAAACTGGCACCAGCAGCAGAGGTGGCAGTGCAGCTGCCTGAGTCGAAGGCAGCGTCTGATAATATCAGTGGAACCATGAGTGGGCCCCTTGTAGGTGCTTCAGGAGGGGGAACGACCGCTGCTATGAGGCCTTTTGGGCGGAAAGCTGAAGTTATGCACGTTTTACTCAGGTTGCTATGCATAATAACGTCTGTGGCTGCACTGTCCTTTATGGTCACAGCACAACAGTCCAGCACCATCTCCATCTATGGCTTCATGCTCCCTGTTCAATCTAAGTGGTCTTTCTCTCACTCATTTGA ATATCTGGTTGGAGTCTCTGCAGCTGTTGCCGCACATTCTTTGCTGCAATTGCTGATTAGCATGTCAAGGTTGCTTAGGAAATCTCCGGTGATTCCATCAAGAAGTCATGCATGGCTTATTTTTGCAGGAGATCAG GTATTTGCATATGCAATGATAAGTGCAGGGGCTGCTGCATCAGGAGTCACCAACCTCAATCGAACAGGAATCCAACATACAGCTTTGCCAAATTTCTGCAAGCCTTTACAGAGCTTCTGTGACCATGTTGCTGTCTCTATATTCTTTACTTTCACGAGCTGCTTCTTGCTTGCTGCATCAGCTGTTCAGGAAGTCATGTGGCTCTCCAGATCCAAGTATTGA